ATCCCGGAAAGGATTGGGATGAATGGAAAAGGTTGCTTCAGCCGCTTCAATTCCACTTATTGATTCCAGTACAAGATGATCGCTGTTCAGGACAAAACTGAGATCTGGAAACTGGAAAGCCGCTGATGTGACCTCGAGTGAAGGGGCAATTCCATTCTGAATTTTAGGATCATCCACAAAAAAGTAATACTTGCCGGTACTGAGATTGGAAAAGGAAAACTTTCCATCCGCATCCGTTTCCCCAAAAGCAACAGGTTCTTTATTGGCATTCATCAGCACTACCCTTACCCCGGTCACAGGATCGCCTACTCCCTTTTTCTTGTTGGCGCCCTGGCTGATGGTGCCACCAATAAATCCTGGACCACCAGGATTGGCACCTGCCAGTGTGCTGAAATTAACAATGGTAATGGAATCACAGTCCAGATAAAAAGGTTTGGCATTTACGAAAAACGCAGTGGTGTCCGAATAAGTCGGAATTTGGTTCGGATATGCAGATGAATCAGGAATGGCCTTGAGATAGAAGATGGAATCATGGGCTAACATGCTGAAATTCCCATGCTGATCGGTAAGCACCGAATCAACCGCCACGATAGTGCTGTCAATAGGGTTGTGCCGTATCATCAACAACTTAGAGGTGGAAAGACCCTGACCGGTGCTGGCCGTCACTTTCCCCCTTACATGTCCTACCTGCTCAATTGTCACACGAATGGTGTCCACTGCGGGACAATCACTCTGTGTGCTGTCGAAAAGGTATAGCGCCACTTTTGCGGTTGTAGATACAACTAATGACGTTACGTGTGTGTCTACTCCGTTCAGGGTCCACCCAAGTATTTGGTGCTGTGGAAAGTCCAGTGTCACCGGGTAGCAGGAGGCTGTATCGCTAAAATAGTCAACCACCTTTTTATTAAGTCTGAATGTCAGGATGTCGGTGGTGTCGCTGATGAATCCCTTGGCCCCTACGATAGCCCGAATGGACCAACCATCAATGGCAGCGGCATTCCCATTAAAATGAATGGATGCACCCCAAGGGTCAATCGAATAAACTTTAAAATGGGGATCAGGGTCGGAGAAAGGCACAAATCCAGACCCTCTGTTTATTTCAAATGTACAAGTGATGGTGTCTTGTCGGGGAGTATGTTGAACAGGAATTGACATGCCTGATAGATTCACGCACATATCCTTATAGGGACCGCCATCGAAATATGCATTGATCTTCACTTGGGCATGGGTGGCCATGCCGATAAACGATACAAATATCAGCAGTGCAAAAAATTTGAATAATTTCATGGAATATTTTTGGGCTAAGATAAGTGATCTTGCACAATGTTGGGTTGCATTAACGTGATCCAATGCAGGTCTTATTATTGACCAAAAACAGTTTGGTTGATGCCCATCTTATCGGTGGCGAACTTGAGGTCGGAGTCCATACGGAGAAATAAAATTTGCGGCCAAATGCGTGTGGCTCTATCTGGAAGCGCTTGATGAAGGGTGCTTCTTATTGCCATGCCAGTACAGGCAAAGTGATTTCTCGCTGCGGGGCGAAACGGGCATTTAGTAGTCGTAACTCCCTACCAAGGAATTTTTGTCCATTCTTTATTAAACAAAAAATTATCAGTTTTATTGAAAAATGTTCGTTGGTAAAAGTGCTAAAGTATATTGAAAAAATAAAGTTGCCAACCCTTTTCCATAGCCATGATGAGGTTGAGGCTGGTATCGCCAATGTAGATCGGAATTGCATTCCGATTATTCGCGCCCGCGAATAGGTGTTGCCATACCCCACCCGCAGTGGCCCGTATCCGGGCCACTCGCATTCCGAGACATTCGTGATAGCGAATACTTGCTGCAACATCACCGCCCGCAAGAGTCCCGTATTTCGAACCACTCGCAGTGCAACTGCGAATTACATTTACTACCTTAGCTCAATGTATTACCCGAAGGAACATTATCACCGGAATTTACCACATTACCAGCCTCAGGATGGTATCTTCTTCATCACCTATAGGCTATTTAATTCAATACCCTTAGAAGTGCTGGACAAATTAAAAGCGGATTATATGTCGGAATTGAATTCCGCTAATAATGAGGGACAGCGAGTAAAAACCGCCCAATCCCGCTACTTCGGCTTATTTGATAATCTGCTCGACAAAGCCAACAGCGGCCCCACGTATCTTTCAGAACCAGCCATCGCTAAAATTGTAGTCGACAGCCTGCATTATCTCGATAGCCGCGATTGGACGCTCATTAGTTTCTGCATTATGCCAAATCATGTACATCTGGTTGTGGAAAAACCGGAGAAGGAGCTATTCCGAATCCTGCAATCGCACAAACGGCATACAGCCCGGGAGTCAGACAAGCTGCTGAACCGCACTGGCAACTTCTGGCAAGCTGAATCATACGATCACTGCGTTCGTGATGGAAATGAGTTGGAACGAATAATCAAGTATGTGCTAAATAATCCGGTAAAAGCAGCATTGGTCAAAAGCTGGGAAGATTGGCCACATTCCTACTGCAAGCCAGCATTGAATCCAATGTAGCTCGGAATTGCATTCCGAGACATTCGCGATAGCGAATAGCTGCTGCAACATCACCACCCGCAGCGGCCCGTACCCGGGCCACTCGTAGTGCAACTACGAGCTACATCACCCAAACAGTCCCATAATATCCTTCTTCCCAAGTTGCTTTAGCACATTCTCATCGGTGGAGATGATCTCGGAGGCTACGGCTCGTTTCTTTTCCTGGAGTTGGAGGATTTTCTCTTCCACGGTGTC
This genomic window from Bacteroidia bacterium contains:
- a CDS encoding T9SS type A sorting domain-containing protein, with amino-acid sequence MKLFKFFALLIFVSFIGMATHAQVKINAYFDGGPYKDMCVNLSGMSIPVQHTPRQDTITCTFEINRGSGFVPFSDPDPHFKVYSIDPWGASIHFNGNAAAIDGWSIRAIVGAKGFISDTTDILTFRLNKKVVDYFSDTASCYPVTLDFPQHQILGWTLNGVDTHVTSLVVSTTAKVALYLFDSTQSDCPAVDTIRVTIEQVGHVRGKVTASTGQGLSTSKLLMIRHNPIDSTIVAVDSVLTDQHGNFSMLAHDSIFYLKAIPDSSAYPNQIPTYSDTTAFFVNAKPFYLDCDSITIVNFSTLAGANPGGPGFIGGTISQGANKKKGVGDPVTGVRVVLMNANKEPVAFGETDADGKFSFSNLSTGKYYFFVDDPKIQNGIAPSLEVTSAAFQFPDLSFVLNSDHLVLESISGIEAAEATFSIHPNPFRDFIVIDTPNDLINRVEVYGMDGRLYFAKEIKGSANGRLNIDLSNLEVGSYILLLKSNSQVYRQQIKKID
- a CDS encoding transposase, coding for MSELNSANNEGQRVKTAQSRYFGLFDNLLDKANSGPTYLSEPAIAKIVVDSLHYLDSRDWTLISFCIMPNHVHLVVEKPEKELFRILQSHKRHTARESDKLLNRTGNFWQAESYDHCVRDGNELERIIKYVLNNPVKAALVKSWEDWPHSYCKPALNPM